The Vitis vinifera cultivar Pinot Noir 40024 chromosome 7, ASM3070453v1 genomic interval GTCCATATAAATACTAAGTACACAGTTCATCGATTAAGCACTGgcatttattattaaaaccCGATCAGCTAGCTAACTTCTGGTGGTACGGCGCCATCCCTCCTTGACTGCCACCCGGCTTGGACTCATTAAAGATGTCTCTTTTGCAAGTCAATAACAATTGAATTCGGATCAGGAAACTGCCTCAAGAAAACCAATCCAATACTTAGCCATAAATCAAGCACAGTGAATTGAAATGactgataaaaaaatttcaatttcaactaCTTCCATGTAGATACTAAATGCACAGTTCCTCGATAAAAGCACttgcattttttattaaaacccCGACTGCCTGTTGGTAACGGCGCCATCCTGCTCGACTCCCACCCGACTTGGACTCATTAAAGATGTCTCTTTTGCAAAATCCAATACTTAGCCATAAATCAAGCACAGTGAATTGAaatgactaataaaaaaaattccttataGATTTGGGTGGATTTTCTTTATTAAGAATGGGTCGACCGTCGACCGCTCGAACTCGTGGGCACGAGTGGATGGGTCAGGAAATGATgaagtatatttttatttaaaatgaacgAGGAAGATTAATAATGAACCATGCATGCCTATAAAGCATAATGCGGGCTGCTGTAGCTCCTCATCCGCCGATCAACAGTCACTTACGTATGCCATGACGACATGATATGAAAAGAGAAGACACGAAAAAGATGATGAATGTAGTTGAAAAACAGGTCgtgaaatttatattaattttactaGCCGCTACTGTGCTACATAATGAAGATGAGGTCAGCACTTATGGTAGGGTGGGCAACAAGTCTCTCTACATCCACTGCTAGTCACCCAATGCCTATCCTGCATTTAAGAGAATACGATTTCAAGGTGGTGTACTTGGCCAGGAATCCCCATTTACTAGTGGCGTGTTGGAATTGACGCCCACTTCCTTATTTTCTTCCAGTCTGCTGAGAAACAGCCTCCACATTTAATGATGAATTTGGACATTCCACGGATTTCCAACCAACGCAAGGAATGAGAATTCCTCACATGGAGGACTTCATAGAATTCTCTGTAATTCTGTGATCGTGGAAaagcaaaaaaggaaaatgaagacCCGATGGGGTCATCCATTAGAATGAGTCACTTATGGAAATTTGAAACTAGTGGGGAATTGATGTTTACATATCTATGGATTGGCTGAATGCGACAGGTCTAAGCCTTGGCGATTAAGGAAGACTATAACACTAACTTAGATAGTGGTGCACCTTGCACGCTATCTTTCGATTGGTGGATTCGTGTAAGTCAAGGTCCATCACTTGCCCGTTTCCAGGTCCTAAATATGCGTCCCTAGCTTTATGTCTTTCACCCAAGGTTTCTAGAAATCTTGTTTGAGTGGAAAGAGGAATCCATGGTGATATTCAACATATCCCTTGGAGCTCCTTTGAAGACATCATTGATGAAGCATTTTTACTTGGTAAAGTAGTTGTAATTCACTAATTTGTATACAAAATGTAtagatttttatgaaaaatgtatgaatttatgttatattcttaaaaattattatcttttatgTTGATGTCAAGTCAATCGGAAGTAAtacttcttcctttttttctataaaagatGTCTAGACGGGTTGTTTGAACATACCTCCGAAACTCAAGTCAGatgattaaaatcaattttagagGTTTTCCTCCTTTAGAAGTTAAGAAGGAGCTTCTCTTGTGTATATATGCACATGTACCTCGATTTTAAGATGGAAGAGGGTTTTTATAATATCCGGAACGATGTCACATTTGTGTTGAGATGACTTCTTGACTTTTATAGTCATGATGATAGCATAGTTGGTGACAAAGCAATCATCACCCTTTAGGCTGCTGATAGGGATTACTAGTGAGGGGTGACCTGATGGTTCACTTGTCACTTCAGTCCGTAGGCGATATGGAATAACGTGTAGCAAACCACCTGCGGAGATAGGGTGACGTCTTATCAATCGTGCTCCTGACATAGGGAGAATGATTGCTTGTGGGAGTAGGTAAGGAGACCCATTCGAAGTGCATTACGTAGTTTTTAGAGGAACACCGCATAACTGGCTATTGATGCTTCCAACCCGGATTGGATATTCGGTCTGGTTACAATCGTCCAGATAGAGGTATAAGGATGCCACATGGAGCCAAGGTGGCCTGCCACTTGGTCACACGAGGAAGCCCCCTACAACATCTATAAGGGCTTTTACATTTTATGTTGgagttattataatttttttgtttttaaaaatagaaataaatgaGAAGTTAATGtttgaatataaattaaaaatttattttgatagtatttttttataatataaaaagtgaatttttgaagaatgcTCCATCAAGTgattatttatgaattaatttaaataaatttctaattttaaaaaaataaaaaattactaaatatcTAACTTTTTCAGAaggcattaataaaaaaaaaaaaaaaaaaaacctattaaaTGCTTGAAACACCATCTAACGCCTCTCAAAATACCTCCCATGTGACCAAACTTTACTTTCTTCTACAAAACCTTTTCTCTTATCAACTAAGTATCAAGCTCCATATGCTTGGTTCTACCATCAATAATAAGATTCCCTACAATTAAAATTATGCTCAAGttataatatcaaataattattgGATTGTAAAGTTTAAATTAATCTTGTTGCACTTTGTAGGGTATGTCAAAAGTTCAGCTATAGTTGTGCAAGGTTCGAGctcatttgaattttattttatttttcttattaaatgACAAGTTTGCTCCATTTATGTATTTAACTCTCttataatttaagattttgttttagGGAGAACAAATTAAAGTGTGATCGCAATTGGGTGGAATATGGTTGAGTCTTCCTTAttgtagttttttctttttcatgtaaTTAGTGGATTATTGGCTATTAATATGCTTTGTAAATGTAGGGATCAAACTAAATCAGGCAATTAACAATCTAAAGATATCTTTATAATATATATGCCAAAAAAGAAATCATgacaataaattattataaaacaagaaatgacATATAAAGGTCTATTAATTGCTAGCCATCGCAAACAAAGAACCAGGAAGGGTTGGCAAAAGGGTTACAAGTTGGCCCAACCCAAAACAGGCCCTAGATCCACTTCCACTTTTGAGAAGCCTGATCTGGAAGCCCAATTGTCAGACGCAGAGTTTGAAACCTGTCGGGCCAACCCAAAGACGAAACACTGTCGTTTAGCCCACACTGGAGtgggttttttcctttttgaaaatcCATCCTTCCTTGAATCTAGCAAATTTTACCCtgagaaaatcatttcactTCACGTGCAAACAATCGGACAGCCCACCCGAGACATGCGCGCACTGTACACACTGACGGCAATATCGTTGTAAAACCCCACCACGCGCTCGCGTCCACAGTTCTCCATCTATTAAACCAATAGATATCTGCCACGCCgtgaaaatgaaaaagcaaTTAGTCTAATTCGCCACGCTCTCTAGCATGTCAATCAATTATTGGCAGACTCACTATACTACCGTGGCAGTCGCAGCATCTGATCCAATGATTTCCTCTTTCATTTATGCATCCTGGGCTTGGCTCACTTGGCTGTGACTGATCTTGAATCTAGACAGAGAGTGTTCGAGAGAGAGAGAACGGAGTGGTGCGGTGATGGCGAGTGGTGGAGGCTATGGCGATTCGAGCCAAAAGATCGACTACGTTTTCAAAGTGGTTCTGATCGGAGACTCCGCCGTGGGCAAGTCGCAGATACTGGCACGGTTCGCTAGGAACGAGTTCAGTTTGGATTCCAAGGCTACAATCGGGGTTGAGTTCCAGACTCGAACCCTCGTCATCCAACACAAGAGTGTCAAGGCTCAGATCTGGGACACTGCCGGCCAAGAACGGTACCTTTACCAAAATCGCATCTCCATTTCTTCTAATTCATTATTTACTTACGcattcatatatgcataatgTTAGGGGTTTTGATTCGATGTTCTACTTGTTATATATCTGTATATGCGGTGGATTTGtttcttctttatctttttgGTTTAAATATCAAGAGATCGGAGTGGCTTCAGATCGACTGAATCACTTGAAACACTGTTGGATTCCGCGCACTTCTCATGCaaccttttttttatgattttttggcGGAATTGCTGTAAAAATTAGTATGTTTTGCGGCAGAAACGAAAATCAAATCAGTTTACCTGATTCAACTCTTATTCCTTAAGCAATCACCTAACTCGCAATGTAAGTGTGAAATATTTTGTATCTAGAAAACCAAGATAAAATTTGCAAAAGTTAAACTGAAGTAttgttttttattcaataatcaGCAGCAAGAGTTGCTGCCAGATTAACATTCTTGTTAAACAAGAAAAAGGAGGATCACTATTAGACTTTGGgattgctttttgtttttggctTTAGCTAGACGTTGAAGCCATAACCATAGTCATCATTTTCAAAAGGCAGTATTAGGACTATGTAATCTTCCTGtataagccaaaaaaaaaaatagagcttTTAAGAGAAGCAACATTTTAttggtttctattttaaagCTATGTTTTAATCCATTAggttttttaacaaaattgccCAAATGGGTGTAGAAGCCCTTATTGAGCTTAAAAAGAGCCTTTAGCTTCTCTACAGCCAATCCAAACATGTCTTTAGTATGTGGTACTCCAAATTGAGTAGGACCTACCAAACATGATTACATTGGAATACCAGGATGTTTGAATTTAGCTATTTATGTCTcgttaaaattccatttttggCAATCTATTTTTagcaattttttcttttattttagataTCATTCAAATAATGTGTCAGCTTTTGTGTATTTGTAGTGACTGATGCTGACGTTAGTACTAACTGACATATGGATCTTGTTGAAAATCCCATGCATCTTGAACTTGTACTTTTTGGGATCTTGGGCATAACTTAAGCTTATGGCTGACAACTATACAGCCACttcataaaatttagaaaaactagcttcactttcaaattttcaaatgaaaaataagattttggGACAAGTGAAATTCCAAAATGTTCATTCAGGATACTGATTCCTGTTAGTTATTCTTTTCTCCTTTGGAAGAGACTACCACCCTGTTTCAATATACTTCAGTCCTCAGTACAAATTATAACATTTGATGATTAGAATCCAAGAAGacctaaaattatttgaaggttCTCTGCTACTGCTGTTACTGTTAATATTAACTATTACTACCGTTTTTGTTGGtcattattaatttaatctatttttattgttgGTTTTTAATTGCATCAATTTAGTGATTTTATTAGTCTGGTATGATATAGATGTTTCTTCATCTCATTTAAACTAATTGTTGACTTCTGTATGCATTTTTCTTTGGAAGAACTGTTAGTTGTTCTGGATGACTGTCTGCTTTGGAGCAGGAAGTTTTTTGCACTTCGCATTATGTGCTTTTAGTTTCAATTTTCTAACttgaaaaacacatttaataaaCTTTTGACCCACACTAGTTTCTTgagaatttgttctaaaaacaagttgtttttaaaCCAAGGGtgttttgaagtgttttttttcaGTATtctgaaaacaattaaaagtatGGAAAATACTTTGAGAATTTTTACATTATATAAAGGTGCACAACATCTTCACCAAGAGTAAATtgaaaaaacagtttttcatATTCGAGTCCCCAAACAGAATTTTGctcttgaaaacaattgaacACTATTCTTAAGAATTGTTCTAAagaactgttctcaaaaactgtttttttgaGAACTATCTTTGAAAATGTTGTCAAATAGACccttaattttttagatttcttTTTTACCAAGTTTGAGACCCACACTTCATTCCACCTCAAGCCTTACATCTAATctcatttagaaaaaaaaaaggcctcaAGATCAGATTTAGCTTTTCAAAACATTGATTAGAACTGACATAGAATAGGACTCTTTACTCTCCTATAATAAACAGTGAGCATTTTCACAAAAGCAGAATGGTCATCATATCAGTGTTATACACACTACTTTGATGCACCTAGTATTGAACAATTTTTAACACTGATGATGTCTTAATGAGATGAATGATACTATGTTAAAGCTTTTGTATCAAATCTACAACCAAATATGATCAACAGCAATGCCCTCTAAGAGTATTACACTTCAGCTATTAGTAAGGGCAACAAGTGATCAAGTGGAtcatgatataagatttttttttcccttgcaaATGCACAAGCATTTTACCAACAGACGAAGACGTGTACCATCTTTGATATGGCACATATGTTATGGCTTATTCAACCTTGGTAAAAAACGAGATCAAGGCAATTGGAAAAGCAAAAAATCATGGTGAATGGGATATCATGATTCCAATAGTGCATTACATTATTTAAGTAAAGAGTCTGAAATTATTGAGCTTAGAATCATAGGATGAACAAAGCTGGCAATTTCTGACCCAGGTTCGCCACCTGCCACCCATGCAAAATAGCCAGATAGAGGTAGGGATTTTCTGTTACAAAGTGGAATTGTATCCAGCTAAACAACCCAAACTCTGCTGGATCAATCAACTCCAAGGGGTGTAATTAAGGCTCTCATGATTAGAGTggaatttaataatcaattattttaacattttaaaccatattattcatattggttcatttttttcttcatatcatcttaattttaaaacaactttatattttaaagcCAGTCAGTGGGTTAACCTGGGCCCATATTTTTCAGCccattaataataaaatagagcTTGAGCTAGATACTCTTGGATTCAACCCTACTTTAAAAACCCATAAATCCAAATGCGACTTTGTGAAGCCTACAGAAGATCCTATTTCCcaacaaataaaatcattataaatttctaaaattcattaactccaacaaataaaaataaaaattatgtctTCTCATTACTCATATAACAATATCATACTCTCAGAAGTTTTTCTAAGATCATTTCCAGGATCTATTAACAGATGCATACAACAAAAACATTTCTGCGTTAACAAACTCCAAATATCATGACACCTACGGTCATATATGGTATTAATAAATGCATAATAGGACTTCAAACCAACTACTAGACATTTTAACTCTaacatatgattaaaaaaaattcagcatACCCCAAAAGGTCCAATATACCTTGAGCAGCTTCtaacatatatatagttttagtGATCCGTTAACTACAAACAGAACTAGAACTTAATTAAAATATCTGCAAGAAgtataaataactaaaaatatcaCATATTTCCAGGAAATAATTAAAGGATACGAACAGGAAGAGAACATTATTCACAATCTGAAGATTTTGTGAGAAGAGAGGGGAGAGCATATGTCCCACAAGTATACAAATGGATATATGGAAAGAAAAACTAATTATGGCCAGTAGTGACTGCATAAATGTTTGATTGTAAGTTCCTTGATTGATTAAAACAAGAAGTTCCAGCCAATtagagatattaaaaaaaaaaaaaaactactgaTGCAATTCCAAGAAAACCGTATATCAGACATTTTTGTTTtggatatataaataaaaaaacaatatatcaGACACATGTTCATACTTCATAAAAGAATAGTATTTTAGAAAAAGGAGAAGTATGAACAGAAGAAAGGAATCTGATTCTCACATTGCCCACAAACACCGACCGTGAATCAGCCTCCTCCTTGTTTGCTTGAGTAACAGCCGCACTAGCAGGATCTAAGACATGCACATAAATCAAATGAGCAGGGTATTTAAGTAATAAACTTAATTCCAAAGATGTGTTAGTGCCACTGTTTGAATAATTGAGACTTATAATAAGCAAGTTGCTtcaaattgctttaaaggaacAGAAAATGAGCAGCAGCATCCCCCTCGATTCAAATCATTTACCATTACAGATCTACCAGGCATTAACTGTACTATGCCTTCCCAAGACTACTGTACTTCTTATAGTGCAGCAAACTCATTAACACatcagaatatatatatataagagataATCTAAAACATCGTCTCTAACATGAATATCAAACAATTCATCCAATCAATTATTCAACAAAATCAAAGAGAGCCAGAATTATCACCACCCAAAATGCATAAAATACTACACATGATCAAACAGAAGCAGCATCAAAACTGAATCCTAAACCTTAATGCCCCTTTGGTTGCTCAGACAAAGCAAGggaatttaaaagaaaaaaaaaccaacggtttttttttttttttttggctgcGTGTTTTGGATGAGAAAATAGAAGCTGTGATTAAGAGCACCTAACGACTAACGAGCTTATGGGGTGAAACCCAAGTACACTGGGAGTACCCAGAGAGtgcaaaagcaaaaaaataaaaataagtacaaaataaaaacataacagcACAAAAACCAGAACTAAGGGAAAGCGCCTAAACAACCTGTCTATTAGTCAATTGCTCAAATGAAATCCATAAGGGAGAGGTCAAACCCCCAGGGGCCCTAGTCCAATCAAACAACATAGGATTCAAAACTTCACTTTTTCATCTTTTCCCAAATTGCcgcagcaaccaaacaaaggacACCAGATCCAAAACCCTAGATTCTAAGAaacaaagaggaagaaaaaaagggacCTTGAACAGCGCCCATTTCCTTCTCCACTTTAGCTTGCATCTCACGAAGAGCCGCTGCCTCCTCCTCCATCTCCTTCAGCCTTTTCTTCATCTCATCCAGCTCCTGATCAAAACCAGATACATAAAATCGAAGCGATTAGGTTTGTTTCAAGTCATTAGGGTTTTGCTCTTCCTGtcaaaattgaaagaaagaatGGAGGTAGAGAGAAAGGACCTTCACAGCGTCGTCGTCGTTGGTGGCCATATCGACGTCGGCGTTGTGAGCGTCCATGTCTCCTTCCATTTCGCCCTCGTCGGGGATCTCTCCTCCGTACACCTCGTGCTCTTCTTCGTCCATTTCAccgttttctctctctacagATGAggttatttgtata includes:
- the LOC100245696 gene encoding polyadenylate-binding protein 2 translates to MDEEEHEVYGGEIPDEGEMEGDMDAHNADVDMATNDDDAVKELDEMKKRLKEMEEEAAALREMQAKVEKEMGAVQDPASAAVTQANKEEADSRSVFVGNVRIRFLSSVHTSPFSKILFFYEV